From a region of the Rhipicephalus microplus isolate Deutch F79 chromosome X, USDA_Rmic, whole genome shotgun sequence genome:
- the LOC142776617 gene encoding uncharacterized protein LOC142776617 — protein sequence MLKDLLKTSLEDPGRTRHATREWKNLLAIVNSGTEFMWKQTLPGLRASIPKKTVPTTCSVRTTGQVSLPDYVENALKLGPKFAVEPRLSAPELLSLVRRISKCAPEGEANRCISEGVDVISRKNIGASRVPVSRVVSFLKQKRLCVLPADKEGGFVVLGEGDYDERACSAVAKVFNECNNVSLRKVKLETKRLCKNLGLSRLFHNIDAAKKDSLDIMFSAKTHKPEWPLRVIVSEIGSWQKNLALFLQERLGILKIDDPFLIRHSGEILDFLKSNPDKGFFACSFDIKDLYYSLPQNELIERVEECIDSFGVVAFQNSAEISVQCFLDLLRLYLRSTFATWNGKTFLQKQGICIGSCLAPVLSDIFLAHHDRNLAHVLSQHRVAKVVRYVDDYLVLFEREENVAVSQLEAVFSACLSPLVITVEEPTDSVLRFLDIELEFKQQHTCWEYKPRANKPLLPYQSAHSKLVKRSIANLCFGNALRKSCHHKIQKSVMSQSERLSAAGFPESIQVSVVEGLLKKCRLDSRPREADIQPAVSRSRVAVVPYLHKTAHNLKKVASRVGIKVVFSAPQKLGRISRLTDPHRKPAVGCSKKHRDHFVACVEGVVYGLPLTCGGICIGQTGRCLNDRLREHKLNVKNKNNYGHLSVHCVECGCTPLYASCSVLAKHKDKDVREIIEAHAIFRKGDACVSAPSVDLLDRERAFLLG from the coding sequence ATGTTAAAGGACCTGCTCAAGACCTCCTTGGAAGATCCAGGAAGGACACGACATGCCACCAGGGAGTGGAAGAATCTTCTAGCGATCGTCAACAGCGGCACGGAATTCATGTGGAAGCAGACTCTGCCAGGCTTACGTGCCAGCATCCCAAAGAAGACAGTTCCAACCAcatgcagcgtcagaaccaccggccAGGTTAGTCTTCCAGACTACGTTGAAAATGCTCTTAAACTTGGACCTAAGTTCGCCGTCGAGCCACGGTTGAGTGCGCCGGAACTTTTGAGCCTTGTGCGACGGATATCAAAGTGTGCCCCGGAAGGTGAAGCGAATCGATGTATATCGGAAGGGGTTGATGTGATCTCGCGGAAGAATATTGGGGCTTCACGGGTGCCTGTAAGCCGTGTTGTGTCGTTCTTGAAGCAGAAGCGACTGTGCGTTCTGCCAGCGGATAAGGAGGGCGGATTTGTTGTCCTAGGGGAAGGTGACTATGACGAGAGAGCCTGTTCTGCAGTTGCCAAAGTTTTTAATGAGTGCAATAATGTGTCTCTTAGGAAGGTAAAACTTGAAACAAAACGTCTCTGTAAAAATTTGGGCCTGAGTAGATTGTTTCACAATATTGACGCAGCCAAGAAAGATAGCCTTGATATTATGTTTAGcgcgaaaacgcacaagcctGAATGGCCATTGAGGGTAATAGTTTCGGAAATAGGGTCATGGCAGAAGAACCTAgcccttttcttgcaagaaaggcTCGGTATTCTTAAAATTGACGACCCCTTTTTGATTAGGCATTCCGGGGAAATATTAGATTTCCTGAAGAGTAACCCAGACAAAGGTTTTTTCGCCTGCTCCTTTGAcataaaagatttatattattctttGCCTCAAAATGAACTAATCGAGCGCGTGGAAGAATGTATTGACAGCTTTGGTGTGGTTGCGTTTCAAAACTCAGCCGAGATTTCGGTTCAATGCTTTTTAGACTTGCTTCGCTTATATCTCCGCTCGACATTTGCCACgtggaatggaaaaactttccTTCAGAAGCAGGGCATCTGTATCGGCTCCTGTTTGGCGCCggtactgagtgacatttttctggcccACCATGATAGAAATCTGGCACATGTCTTGTCACAGCACAGGGTGGCAAAAGTTGTGAGATACGTGGACGATTACCTTGTCTTGTTCGAGCGTGAAGAAAACGTAGCAGTAAGTCAACTCGAAGCTGTTTTTTCTGCTTGCCTTAGCCCACTCGTTATTACAGTAGAAGAGCCAACCGATAGCGTGCTGCGGTTTTTAGACATTGAATTGGAATTCAAGCAGCAGCACACGTGTTGGGAATACAAGCCCAGAGCTAATAAGCCCCTGTTGCCATACCAATCTGCTCACTCGAAGCTAGTAAAaagaagcattgccaatctgtgttttgggaacgcattgcggaaatcttgccatcataaaattcagaaaagtgtcatgagtcagtcggagaggttatccgcagcaggtttcccagagtcgatacaggtgtctgttgtcgagggtttgcttaaaaaatgccggttggacagtcgccctcgggaagcagacatccaaccggcagtgagtaggagcagagttgcagtagtgccgtacctgcacaaaactgctcataacctgaagaaagtagctagtcgagtgggcattaaagtagtattctcagcaccacaaaagcttggcaggataagtcgcttgacggacccgcaccgcaagcctgctgtcggttgctccaagaagcatcgcgatcattttgtggcgtgtgttgaaggggtagtttatgggcttcctctgacttgtggtggtatatgtataggtcagacgggtagatgccttaatgaccgtcttcgtgaacataagctcaatgttaaaaacaagaataattatggccatttgtcagtacactgcgtggaatgtggttgcacacccttgtacgcatcctgcagtgttctggcgaagcataaagataaagacgtgcgagagataattgaagcccatgctatctttcgcaaaggtgacgcatgtgtaagtgcaccgtcagttgacttgttagatcgagaaagggct